The window TGTGTTCGTCGTTGAGCAAAATTGCCCTTATCCAGATCTCGACGGTAAAGATACAATCGCAGGTGTTGAACACTTGCTTGGTTATGCTGATGCAGAGCTAGTAGCGTGTGCACGCTTGTTACCACCAGGTACTTCTTACGACAACACGAGCATAGGCCGAGTGGCGACGAAGCAATCGGCAAGAGGTGATGGTTTAGGACATCAATTGATAAAAGAAGCGTTAACACGCTGTGAGGCATTATGGCCGAACACGACCATCGACATTGGTGCGCAAGAGCACCTAGAAAGCTTCTACGCTAGCCATGGATTCAAAACAATCTCAGATATGTATTTGGAAGATGATATTCCACACGTAGACATGAGATTAGAGAAGTAATGTCGAATAT is drawn from Vibrio sp. SNU_ST1 and contains these coding sequences:
- a CDS encoding GNAT family N-acetyltransferase, with product MITWHSIPFSELSTQQLYQLLKLRVDVFVVEQNCPYPDLDGKDTIAGVEHLLGYADAELVACARLLPPGTSYDNTSIGRVATKQSARGDGLGHQLIKEALTRCEALWPNTTIDIGAQEHLESFYASHGFKTISDMYLEDDIPHVDMRLEK